A portion of the Calothrix sp. 336/3 genome contains these proteins:
- the panP gene encoding pyridoxal-dependent aspartate 1-decarboxylase PanP translates to MTLSKPEMPKQSYLFETEEILPSDVEKQIMQLFSLSNSDSEYIDEYVEEISDKFIGADDASSDIDLDSLVAKFCDSKVPSHPADFTSYLEYLAENVIAHSTHTASPRFIGHMTSALPYFVQPLAKLMTAMNQNSVKIETAKSLSFYERQALAMLHRQIYNLSDNFYTEHIQNSQSTLGILTSGGTTANITAMWCARNAILGAKDDFLGVEKEGLTAALNFYGYKGAVIIGSELMHFSFDKAADLLGIGNRGLIKIPVDSNNRVRVRSLHQAVAKCREQNLCIIAIIGIAGTTDSGGVDSLLDIAEIAQEANVHFHVDAAWGGPLVFSQQHRYKLAGIEQANSVTIDGHKQLYLPMGIGMLFLREPQMAQSIEKQASYTMRKGSFDLGKRALEGSRPGMALFLHAGLNLIGSKGYEFLIDEGIRKTQYMANQIHSMPEFELLAEPDTNLLLYRYIPESLRELVAKKQLTEIDNLLINKLNERLQKTQRQAGRTFISRTMKTSNCFSQEISIVALRAVLANPLTTEDDIDAVLQDQIEIASEIYLSDLADVEN, encoded by the coding sequence ATGACGTTAAGTAAACCAGAAATGCCAAAACAAAGTTACTTATTTGAGACTGAGGAAATATTGCCTTCTGATGTTGAAAAACAGATTATGCAATTGTTTAGTCTGTCTAATTCAGATTCAGAATATATAGATGAGTATGTTGAGGAAATATCTGATAAGTTTATCGGGGCAGATGATGCTAGTAGTGATATTGATTTAGATTCATTGGTGGCAAAGTTTTGTGATAGTAAAGTACCGAGTCATCCTGCTGATTTTACTAGCTATTTGGAATATTTGGCTGAAAATGTTATTGCTCATTCAACTCATACGGCTTCACCAAGATTTATTGGTCATATGACATCAGCACTGCCATATTTTGTGCAACCTTTAGCCAAGTTGATGACGGCAATGAATCAAAATTCTGTGAAAATTGAGACGGCAAAATCTCTCAGTTTTTACGAGCGTCAAGCTTTAGCAATGTTGCATCGACAAATATATAATTTATCTGATAATTTTTACACTGAACATATTCAAAATAGTCAAAGTACACTGGGAATTTTGACATCTGGTGGGACAACAGCAAACATTACTGCTATGTGGTGCGCTCGGAATGCTATTTTGGGTGCGAAGGATGATTTTTTAGGTGTAGAAAAGGAAGGTTTAACCGCAGCATTAAATTTTTATGGCTATAAAGGAGCAGTGATAATTGGCTCGGAATTAATGCACTTTTCTTTTGATAAAGCGGCTGATTTGTTAGGTATTGGAAATCGGGGTTTGATTAAAATTCCGGTTGATAGTAACAATCGAGTGAGAGTGCGATCGCTACATCAAGCCGTGGCTAAATGTCGTGAGCAGAACTTGTGTATAATTGCCATTATTGGTATTGCTGGTACTACAGATTCAGGCGGTGTAGATTCACTCTTAGATATTGCCGAAATTGCCCAAGAAGCTAATGTGCATTTTCATGTAGATGCTGCTTGGGGAGGGCCTTTAGTTTTTTCTCAACAACATCGCTATAAACTTGCAGGTATTGAACAAGCTAATTCAGTCACCATTGATGGACATAAACAACTTTATCTACCAATGGGAATTGGTATGCTATTTTTGCGTGAACCGCAAATGGCACAATCAATTGAAAAACAAGCTAGCTATACCATGCGTAAGGGGTCTTTCGATTTAGGTAAACGCGCTTTGGAAGGTTCTCGTCCTGGTATGGCGTTATTCTTACACGCTGGACTGAATTTAATTGGTAGTAAAGGATATGAATTTTTAATTGATGAAGGTATTAGAAAAACTCAATATATGGCTAATCAAATTCATTCAATGCCTGAGTTTGAGTTACTAGCAGAACCTGATACTAACTTGCTTCTTTATCGCTATATTCCCGAATCTTTAAGAGAGCTTGTGGCTAAAAAGCAATTAACAGAAATTGACAATTTATTAATAAATAAATTAAATGAACGTCTGCAAAAAACTCAACGCCAAGCGGGACGTACTTTTATCTCGCGGACAATGAAAACAAGCAATTGCTTTAGTCAAGAAATTTCGATTGTAGCACTACGAGCAGTATTAGCAAACCCACTCACAACTGAAGATGATATTGATGCAGTTTTGCAGGATCAGATTGAGATTGCGTCAGAGATTTATTTATCAGATTTAGCTGATGTAGAGAATTAG
- a CDS encoding type I polyketide synthase: MNILQEFNQFKDEIAIIGMAGRFPGAKNVDIFWQNLRDGVESITFFTDEELLSAGIKLKSLNDPNYIKAFGVLEDIELFDANFFGFTPKEAELIDPQHRLFIECVWEALENAGYNSETYPGQIGLFAGAALSSYLLHNLFSQFYPHWDVLKSVESFQMFIGNDKDHLPTQISYKLNLKGPSVNVQTACSTSLVAVHFACQSLLNGESDMALAGGVSIHLPQIAGYYYEQGGILSNDGHCRAFDAHASGTIFGNGLGVVVLKRLEDAVRDRDYIHAIIKASAINNDGSLKVGYTAPSVEGQTAVILEALALADVEPETISYIETHGTGTVLGDPIEIKALTQAFRDSTDKKDFCAIASLKTNVGHLNTAAGVTGLIKTIQALKHQQIPANLHFQTPNPQIDFANSPFYVNTTLSQWQSNGTPRRAGVSSFGIGGTNAHVIVEEAPMLGQGAGGREQGRDYQLLCLSAKSEQEIEKITTNLATHLQQHPELNLADVAYTLSVGRQAFDYRRMVVCRDIEDAIKALTNLDIQRVFTSSQKPSKRPVIFMFSGQGTQYVNMARELYEFEPIFQEQVDICADILKPHLGLDLRQIIYPSEQQIQTASAQLQQTSLAQPALFTIEYALAKLWMSWGVLPTAMIGHSIGEYVAATLAGVFCLEDTLALVAARGKMMQQQPPGTMLAVPLAEADVKQFLGEELSLAAINSPSACVVSGKTEVVETLQNYLASKNINCRLLHTSHAFHSQMMEPILAAFTEHVKKANPQPPKIPFISNLTGTWMQANEATNPHYWSQHLRSCVRFSQGISELLKQSEGVFIEVGAGRTLSTLTRQNLTTDAKQLVVTSLRHPQEQQTDIAVILNTLGQLWLAGIDINWSEFYSQVQPSRVPLPTYPFERQRYWIEAKIPSLVSQEENQVFSQSANLTETKVQESNISYSRPNIGNSYIAPTNELEEQIVKVWQEVLGIQQVGIYDNFFELGGDSLIATQLASRLQAKFPIELPLRELLLQALTIAKQAEIIEELLLEKLTELSEEEVQLILKT; this comes from the coding sequence ATGAATATTTTGCAGGAATTTAATCAATTCAAAGACGAAATTGCAATAATTGGCATGGCTGGGCGTTTTCCCGGTGCTAAGAATGTTGATATTTTTTGGCAAAATTTACGAGATGGTGTAGAGTCAATTACTTTCTTTACTGATGAGGAATTGCTATCAGCCGGTATCAAGCTAAAATCACTCAATGACCCTAATTACATCAAAGCATTTGGTGTATTAGAAGATATCGAATTATTTGATGCTAATTTTTTTGGTTTCACTCCTAAAGAAGCAGAATTAATAGATCCGCAACATCGGTTATTTATAGAATGTGTTTGGGAAGCATTAGAAAATGCTGGCTACAATTCTGAAACTTATCCTGGTCAAATTGGTCTTTTTGCGGGTGCTGCTTTAAGTTCTTACTTATTGCATAATTTATTTTCTCAATTTTATCCCCATTGGGATGTATTAAAATCAGTGGAATCATTTCAAATGTTTATTGGGAATGATAAAGACCATTTACCGACACAAATTTCTTATAAATTAAATTTAAAAGGACCAAGCGTTAATGTGCAAACTGCTTGTTCGACATCATTAGTAGCAGTGCATTTCGCTTGTCAAAGTTTGCTCAACGGCGAAAGTGATATGGCTTTAGCTGGTGGTGTATCTATACATTTACCTCAAATAGCAGGTTACTACTATGAACAAGGGGGAATTTTATCAAATGATGGTCACTGTCGCGCCTTTGATGCTCATGCTAGTGGTACTATTTTTGGTAACGGTTTGGGTGTAGTTGTTCTGAAGCGATTAGAAGATGCTGTGCGCGATCGCGATTATATTCATGCCATAATTAAGGCTTCAGCAATTAATAATGATGGCTCTTTAAAAGTTGGTTATACAGCACCAAGTGTAGAAGGTCAAACAGCAGTAATTTTAGAAGCATTAGCATTAGCTGATGTGGAACCAGAAACGATTTCTTATATTGAAACTCATGGTACGGGTACTGTATTAGGAGACCCCATTGAAATAAAGGCTCTCACACAAGCTTTTCGTGATAGCACTGATAAAAAAGATTTTTGTGCGATCGCTTCACTAAAAACTAATGTTGGACACCTGAATACCGCTGCGGGTGTGACTGGTTTAATTAAAACTATTCAAGCCCTTAAACATCAACAAATACCTGCCAATTTACACTTTCAAACACCCAATCCCCAAATAGATTTTGCTAATAGTCCCTTTTATGTCAATACAACTCTTTCCCAATGGCAAAGTAACGGTACACCGCGTCGGGCTGGAGTTAGTTCTTTTGGGATTGGTGGAACTAATGCTCATGTGATTGTGGAAGAAGCACCTATGTTAGGGCAGGGGGCAGGGGGCAGGGAGCAGGGGAGAGATTATCAACTATTATGTTTATCGGCTAAAAGTGAGCAAGAAATTGAGAAAATAACAACTAATCTGGCTACACATTTACAACAGCATCCTGAATTGAATTTAGCGGATGTTGCTTATACTCTCTCTGTTGGGCGACAGGCTTTTGACTATCGGCGGATGGTTGTTTGTCGTGATATTGAAGATGCAATCAAAGCATTAACAAATTTAGACATACAACGAGTTTTCACCTCCTCTCAAAAACCGAGTAAACGTCCCGTTATATTTATGTTTTCGGGACAGGGAACGCAATATGTAAATATGGCGCGGGAACTGTATGAATTTGAGCCAATTTTTCAAGAACAAGTAGATATTTGTGCAGATATTCTTAAACCGCACTTGGGGTTAGATTTACGTCAAATAATATATCCTAGCGAACAACAAATACAAACAGCTTCAGCCCAACTGCAACAAACATCTCTTGCTCAACCTGCATTATTCACCATTGAATACGCCTTAGCCAAGTTATGGATGTCTTGGGGTGTGCTACCCACGGCGATGATAGGTCATAGTATTGGTGAGTATGTAGCTGCTACTTTAGCTGGTGTATTTTGTTTAGAAGATACTTTGGCTTTAGTTGCTGCGAGAGGAAAAATGATGCAGCAACAGCCACCTGGAACTATGCTGGCTGTACCGCTAGCAGAAGCAGATGTAAAACAATTCTTAGGCGAGGAACTTTCTCTTGCGGCTATTAATAGTCCATCTGCTTGTGTTGTTTCTGGAAAGACAGAAGTTGTTGAGACTTTGCAAAACTATTTAGCTTCTAAAAATATCAATTGTCGTCTTTTGCATACATCTCACGCCTTCCATTCGCAAATGATGGAGCCAATTTTAGCGGCGTTTACTGAACATGTAAAAAAAGCTAACCCCCAGCCGCCAAAAATTCCTTTTATTTCTAATCTGACTGGTACTTGGATGCAAGCTAATGAAGCTACAAATCCCCATTATTGGAGTCAACATCTACGTTCTTGTGTGAGATTTTCACAAGGTATATCTGAGTTATTGAAACAATCAGAAGGTGTTTTTATCGAAGTAGGAGCAGGTCGGACATTAAGCACATTAACAAGGCAGAATTTAACAACTGATGCTAAACAATTAGTAGTAACTTCTCTACGCCATCCCCAAGAACAACAAACAGATATTGCTGTTATATTAAATACATTAGGTCAGCTATGGCTAGCAGGAATAGACATAAATTGGTCAGAATTTTATAGCCAAGTACAGCCTTCTCGTGTTCCCTTACCTACTTATCCTTTTGAGCGTCAACGTTATTGGATTGAGGCAAAAATACCATCATTAGTATCACAAGAAGAAAATCAAGTTTTTTCTCAATCAGCAAACTTAACAGAAACGAAAGTACAAGAATCAAATATATCTTATTCCCGTCCCAATATTGGCAATTCTTACATTGCTCCCACCAACGAATTAGAAGAACAAATTGTCAAAGTCTGGCAAGAAGTTTTAGGAATTCAACAAGTTGGCATTTATGATAACTTCTTTGAATTGGGTGGAGATTCTTTAATTGCTACTCAACTTGCTTCTCGTCTACAGGCAAAATTCCCTATAGAATTACCACTCCGCGAACTGTTATTACAAGCCTTAACTATTGCCAAGCAAGCAGAAATAATTGAAGAATTGCTTCTAGAAAAACTCACCGAATTATCTGAAGAAGAAGTTCAACTTATCCTCAAAACTTAA
- a CDS encoding amino acid adenylation domain-containing protein, producing the protein MDNSTLSPAKKALLEKWKNGKFKTEAIPKRQNFQPIPLSFSQQRLWFIDQLYHGSSFYHVTSALHLTGLLNVSALQHSLNEILRRHEAWRTSFVSADEQPIQIVSPQLTWELSIINIENLANQDWEIEVKQIAIKEAQKPFDLAHAPLVRASLLRLSEVENILLLTIHHIITDGWSMGVFAQELATLYAAFSEGKPSLRGATRTPLAELPIQYADFSIWQRDRLQGERLNTQLNYWKQQLAGKLPILQLPTDYPRPAVATFQGAKQYFTLSRELTAALTELSQQAGCTLFMTLLAAFNTLLYRYTSQEDILVGSAIANRNRAELEGLLGLFVNNLVLRNNLSGNPTFRELLTRVKDVTLSAYAHQDLPFEKLVEELQPERDLSRNPLFQVMFILQNAPTPVEEVAGLTIRNLEIDHGTSEFDITVSISESEQGLTGFWEYNTDLFDAVTIQRLIDNFQNLLISIIINPHQSISALPLLTTPEKKQLLEWNYTQADYPHHATLHQLFEQQVEHFPDALALISQSEQLTYQQLNQKVNQLAHYLIKLGVTTETLVAICLERSVDMIVAILAILKAGGAYLPLDPNYPVERLQFMLADSQAALMISHTSLKNCWGEVKAIALDTDWDNIQQESPENPRSISEANNLAYVIYTSGSTGTPKGVLGTHCGTVNGLHWLWKTYPFATGEICCQKTAISFVDSVWEIFAPLLQGVPTMIIPDAIAKDPQLFLETLTNYQVSRLILVPSFLRLLLNNYPHLTQNLSHLQLWITSGEALTVDLVKTFHQLLPNAKLINLYGSSEVSANVTYFDTSLLSEIHSTVPIGYPIDNTQAYVLDSYLQLVPIGVVGELYIGGDGLAKSYLHRPELTRERFIDNPFLPGTKLFKTGDLVCYQNNGQLEYLGRNDDQIKIRGFRIELGEIATGIAQYPSVQNAVVIPHDDAQGDKYLIAYVATLQKDIIPPLQAYLQQKLPSFMLPSAFILLDEIPLTPNGKVDKQALLSYDVIPTIVNKSFVAAKTFTELALVKIWEQLLNTSPIGITDNFFELGGHSFLAVRLIAQIYELFGHNLSLSTLFENPTIEKLAKIVSQPASLGANSPLVAIQSAGEYRPFFCVHAAGGDVNNYLILSKKLGREQPFYALEQTPHQQEFNPLSVEETAAYYLKEIRKVQPHGPYLLGGWCYGGIIALEMAQQLQRQNETVDLLVVIDAILPKTIIQPDKDDDAKLVLRLAEAIKNWFNIEFAVSYNELRDLPLDEQFHFLFGKANLKISETEMTQHLQSYQLFKTHIQAMRNYIPQIYPQEITLFKASEIITHDFESHEFHTDDPLLGWGKYSSQPINMIEIPGNHFSIFNEPYIQELANHLKTSLLHTQKL; encoded by the coding sequence ATGGACAACTCCACCCTATCCCCAGCCAAAAAAGCCCTATTAGAAAAATGGAAAAACGGTAAATTTAAAACCGAAGCCATTCCCAAACGCCAAAACTTTCAACCGATACCATTATCTTTTTCACAACAAAGACTATGGTTTATTGACCAACTTTATCACGGTAGTTCTTTCTATCATGTCACCAGTGCTTTGCACTTAACTGGCTTATTGAATGTATCAGCACTTCAGCACAGCCTCAACGAAATTCTCAGACGACACGAAGCATGGCGAACAAGCTTTGTATCAGCAGACGAACAGCCAATACAGATAGTTTCACCTCAATTAACTTGGGAGCTATCTATTATTAATATTGAGAATTTAGCAAATCAAGACTGGGAAATAGAAGTTAAACAAATTGCTATTAAAGAGGCACAAAAACCTTTTGATTTAGCTCATGCACCATTAGTCAGAGCTAGTTTACTGCGGTTGAGTGAAGTTGAAAATATATTACTTTTAACCATACATCATATAATTACAGATGGCTGGTCTATGGGTGTGTTCGCCCAAGAATTAGCAACACTATATGCGGCTTTTTCTGAAGGTAAACCCTCTCTTCGAGGCGCTACGCGAACTCCTTTAGCAGAACTGCCGATTCAATATGCAGATTTTAGCATTTGGCAACGCGATCGCCTGCAAGGAGAACGGCTAAACACTCAACTTAATTACTGGAAGCAACAATTAGCTGGTAAACTGCCAATACTCCAGTTACCTACAGATTATCCCCGTCCGGCGGTTGCTACGTTTCAAGGTGCGAAACAATACTTTACTTTATCAAGAGAATTAACAGCAGCATTAACCGAATTAAGCCAGCAAGCAGGCTGTACTTTATTTATGACGCTCCTAGCGGCGTTTAATACATTACTATATCGCTACACTTCCCAAGAAGATATTTTAGTAGGTTCTGCTATTGCTAATCGTAACCGCGCCGAATTAGAAGGGTTACTTGGTTTATTTGTCAATAACTTAGTTTTGCGGAATAACTTAAGCGGTAATCCTACTTTCCGAGAACTTTTAACAAGAGTAAAAGACGTAACTCTCAGTGCTTATGCACATCAAGATTTACCTTTTGAAAAGTTAGTTGAAGAATTGCAACCTGAGCGAGATTTAAGCCGGAATCCTTTGTTTCAGGTAATGTTTATTCTCCAAAATGCACCCACGCCTGTGGAAGAAGTGGCTGGGTTAACTATACGTAATTTAGAAATTGATCACGGTACATCAGAATTTGATATTACTGTGTCAATCTCAGAATCAGAACAAGGATTAACTGGATTTTGGGAATACAATACAGATTTATTTGATGCAGTGACAATTCAAAGATTGATTGATAATTTCCAAAATTTACTCATAAGTATTATCATCAATCCTCATCAAAGCATTTCCGCATTACCATTACTGACAACTCCAGAGAAAAAGCAATTATTAGAGTGGAATTATACTCAAGCTGATTATCCACATCACGCAACTTTACATCAATTATTTGAGCAGCAAGTTGAGCATTTTCCCGATGCTTTAGCATTAATTAGTCAGTCAGAACAGCTAACTTATCAACAACTCAACCAAAAAGTAAATCAGCTTGCTCATTATTTAATCAAATTAGGAGTCACAACCGAAACTTTGGTGGCTATATGTCTAGAACGCTCTGTAGATATGATAGTAGCGATTTTAGCGATTTTAAAAGCTGGCGGTGCTTATTTACCCCTAGACCCTAATTATCCAGTAGAACGCCTTCAGTTTATGTTGGCTGATTCTCAAGCGGCGTTGATGATTAGTCACACATCATTAAAGAATTGCTGGGGAGAAGTAAAAGCAATCGCATTAGATACAGACTGGGATAATATTCAACAAGAAAGTCCAGAAAACCCCCGCAGCATATCTGAAGCAAATAACCTGGCTTATGTAATTTACACCTCCGGTTCAACGGGAACGCCTAAAGGTGTGCTAGGAACGCATTGTGGTACAGTCAACGGTTTACACTGGCTATGGAAAACCTATCCTTTCGCAACTGGGGAAATTTGTTGCCAGAAAACAGCGATTAGTTTTGTCGATTCAGTCTGGGAAATTTTTGCACCCTTATTGCAAGGTGTTCCCACTATGATTATCCCTGATGCGATCGCCAAAGACCCGCAACTTTTCCTCGAAACTCTCACTAACTACCAAGTTTCGCGCCTGATACTTGTCCCTTCATTCTTGCGCCTACTCCTAAATAATTACCCACATCTCACACAAAATTTATCTCACCTCCAACTTTGGATTACAAGTGGAGAAGCATTAACTGTTGATTTAGTCAAAACTTTTCACCAATTATTACCAAATGCCAAATTAATTAACCTTTATGGTTCTTCAGAAGTATCTGCAAATGTCACTTATTTCGACACCAGTTTATTGAGTGAAATACATTCCACCGTTCCTATCGGTTACCCGATAGATAATACACAAGCTTATGTTTTAGATAGCTATTTACAACTTGTTCCCATTGGCGTAGTTGGAGAATTATATATTGGTGGCGATGGACTAGCTAAAAGTTATTTGCATCGTCCAGAGCTGACACGAGAGAGATTTATTGATAACCCATTTTTACCAGGAACTAAACTTTTCAAAACTGGTGACTTAGTATGCTATCAAAATAACGGTCAATTAGAATATCTCGGTCGTAATGATGACCAAATTAAAATTCGGGGTTTTCGCATAGAATTAGGCGAAATTGCCACTGGGATCGCTCAATATCCGTCTGTACAAAATGCTGTTGTTATCCCTCATGATGATGCTCAAGGCGATAAATATTTAATTGCTTATGTAGCTACACTACAAAAAGATATTATCCCGCCACTACAAGCATATTTACAGCAGAAACTACCAAGTTTCATGCTACCATCAGCTTTTATCTTATTGGATGAAATTCCCCTAACACCTAATGGCAAAGTAGACAAGCAAGCACTCCTATCTTATGATGTAATTCCCACAATAGTTAATAAATCTTTCGTTGCAGCTAAAACTTTTACAGAATTAGCCCTAGTCAAAATTTGGGAACAGTTGCTCAATACTAGTCCCATTGGAATTACAGATAACTTTTTTGAACTAGGAGGACATTCATTTTTAGCTGTGCGCTTAATTGCCCAAATTTATGAGCTATTTGGACATAACCTCAGCCTATCTACCCTCTTTGAAAATCCCACAATTGAAAAACTCGCCAAAATTGTCAGTCAACCAGCAAGCTTAGGCGCAAATTCTCCTTTAGTCGCCATTCAATCTGCTGGTGAATATCGTCCTTTCTTTTGTGTCCACGCAGCCGGGGGAGATGTCAACAACTACCTCATTCTCTCCAAAAAACTAGGTAGAGAACAACCATTTTATGCTCTAGAACAAACCCCCCATCAACAAGAATTTAATCCTCTTTCTGTAGAGGAAACCGCAGCTTATTACCTCAAAGAAATTCGTAAAGTCCAGCCTCATGGACCTTATCTTTTAGGAGGTTGGTGTTACGGTGGTATCATTGCCTTGGAAATGGCACAACAACTACAAAGACAAAATGAAACAGTTGATTTGCTGGTAGTAATTGACGCAATCTTGCCCAAAACTATCATCCAGCCAGATAAAGATGATGATGCTAAATTAGTGCTGCGTTTAGCTGAAGCTATCAAAAACTGGTTCAATATAGAATTTGCCGTTTCCTATAATGAACTGCGAGATTTACCGCTAGATGAACAATTTCATTTCTTATTCGGCAAAGCTAACCTCAAAATTAGTGAGACAGAAATGACACAACATCTGCAAAGTTATCAGCTATTCAAAACCCATATCCAAGCTATGCGGAATTATATTCCCCAGATTTATCCCCAAGAAATTACATTATTCAAAGCCAGCGAAATCATTACCCACGACTTTGAAAGTCACGAATTCCATACAGATGATCCCTTATTAGGTTGGGGTAAATATTCTTCCCAACCCATCAACATGATTGAAATTCCCGGCAATCATTTTTCTATATTTAATGAACCTTACATCCAAGAATTAGCCAATCACTTAAAAACATCTCTCCTCCATACTCAAAAACTATAA